Proteins from one Vicinamibacteria bacterium genomic window:
- a CDS encoding VOC family protein, whose translation MTIRIARPTDQMDEVVRFYSQGLGLTILDSFENHDGFDGVMLGHPDAPYHFEFTHKRGHRAGRAPTLDNLLVFYLPDLKKWQEAIERMRCAGYDPVPSFNPYWARSGNTFEDPDGYRVVLQNASWP comes from the coding sequence GTGACAATTCGCATCGCGAGGCCTACGGACCAGATGGACGAGGTCGTGCGTTTCTACTCGCAAGGACTCGGCCTCACAATCCTCGATTCCTTCGAGAATCATGATGGCTTCGACGGCGTGATGCTCGGGCATCCCGACGCACCTTACCATTTCGAGTTCACTCACAAGCGCGGTCACCGCGCCGGTCGTGCGCCAACGCTGGACAATCTTCTGGTCTTCTATCTTCCCGACCTCAAAAAGTGGCAGGAGGCCATTGAACGAATGCGGTGTGCCGGCTACGACCCGGTTCCCTCATTCAATCCCTACTGGGCCCGCTCGGGCAACACATTCGAGGACCCAGATGGCTACCGGGTGGTATTGCAGAATGCGTCCTGGCCTTG